One region of Sebastes fasciatus isolate fSebFas1 chromosome 1, fSebFas1.pri, whole genome shotgun sequence genomic DNA includes:
- the znfx1 gene encoding NFX1-type zinc finger-containing protein 1 isoform X2: MERPTLITERGRPNHGSDSDTNENATGGRRRSRRRQTPSRGSIPAEREETDEGGGGGGGVGMHGRGRGRGGGGAVLGGWGERGARREGREETYGRGGREGWRGRGRGADAGRGGWRGRGAEAGRWGRRGGGGTRPNWGGRGGGGNEAQGATDGEEARGRMADAGERRGGHSVDRTGGRGGERNGGRSQSAGAPRGNGLGFKTLQELSEKDPSAVAITLSAKPALKEVLSATTMRQDMVELLCLVLSKAFQARTDRSTLQHIANILKDSGFFRTVLPHYLMGMGTESNPLRTAQYPQHLDNILAILSEVLSTFPASSVRTVSLLLMVIQASINSLRASGVDIQPQTEESAQSIQDLINHLQEKSKEGTLRSDKDAYALLRTGGEEDQQDFRTIPIYPTSEEFHQQQRPFLRPNLTSRRYTSTHIYLDTHFRLLREDFVRPLREGIQQLLRNQMDKDHRLAKQLDDIRVYFDTKLVVPMCTSTGLAYKVQFNIEPLKFVQWENSKRLIYGSLVCLSCDNFENFLYATVSDRDAKDLKKGLVQIAFTEESRLKLATMEKGQSFLMAETTAYFEAYRYVLEGLQEQVEDELPFQRYIVECSPDVQPPAYLRRDDMYNLSSVADPNHKGKIRPFHTLRAQDWPGMETLGLDESQMKAFKLAITKELTIIQGPPGTGKTYCGLKIAQALLTNQNLWRGGGDKSPMLVVCYTNHALDQFLEGIHTFLPDGIVRVGGRSNSEILKRFNLRELTRSRDFRSSLPSHLRLAFNEIFKQLCAEERGIQNETVKLECSLKGVLRETFLRRFISHIHWDGLHQPPMQDGFATWGVKKTSLMMEWLGLGSTVFLQRETEDANGNGAAEEAMEEDDEDDLIDIAEEADLIHAERFVEDNIGPKGGRDGRKNEEMEEAVRELEEVMLAMNLDTVDIQAEQSEAGWEFQRHQKKQMKHKIRKELAKSTAMTEEQEAVVLDIWTLRQPDRWRLYRLWVARYRAELCAKVLESEQAYQDTVDRLADVKRHENLCLLKDATVIGMTTTGAAKFRKVLQEVRPRLVIVEEAAEVLEAHTITTLSQACQHLILIGDHQQLRPSATVYDLAKNFNLEMSMFERLVKMGLPFVRLDYQHRMRPDIARLLTPHIYDKLENHPSVLDYENIKGITTNLFFVEHSHHEENIRDGKSHQNKHEAMFVVSLCRYLILQDYKPEQITILTTYTGQLHCLRNLMPASQFNGVKVHVVDKYQGEENDIVLLSLVRSNPQGKVGFLSIPNRVCVALSRAKKGLYCIGNREMLGQVKLWSNIFHTLKEKNQVGNALTLSCQNHPDQEIKASCADDFKQAPEGGCNKPCEFRLDCGHVCASVCHPYDPEHKKHLCRKKCQKILCDLGHKCKLLCHQECPKICQMMVEKIIPKCQHTQKVPCHQDPEAFACREPCMKLLPCGHRCDSLCGSPCTSQCKEKVPLKLKCGHSQQDACFYKTEMEEPACRTPCKGQLMCGHACRGSCGKCYQGRFHTPCSHRCERLLICSHTCQEPCTRDCPPCPRPCENCCVHSKCMNPCGQPCAPCIEPCAWQCPHQSCSKLCHEPCDRLPCTLPCAKTLGCGHPCIGLCGDKCPSKCLICDHDEVTEIFFGTEDEPEAHFIQLEDCGHIFESTGMDKQMTMDDNQEANEGEQVAIKLKECPRCRTPIRKNLRYGSHINRCLSEIEMVKTKINGCQADIEEHRKALQNQWVENFLLYDLQHQDDYIKIDDRLGKKHLTSKDMWILENKMDFLIRIAKLKKIQKEKMSAEQSLSFGKCVEEFVRWLNDWQQKFTDQQVFDLQRELQRLTLLTELNARCHAADTRGQGDQIKSEVQTMREVLEKCGKFTELDQHRVKKAMKELDKKLPTTGLGINEEERKMIVSAMQMPSGHWHKCPNGHVYVITECGGAMESRRCPDCKATIGGASHALASGNRVATEMDGAQHSAWSEVNNLLNFDQFHL; encoded by the exons ATGGAAAGACCTACGTTAATAACGGAGAGAGGACGACCTAACCATG GTTCTGATTCTGACACAAATGAAAATGCTACTGGAGGCAGAaggagaagtagaagaagacAAACACCAAGCCGTGGGAGTATTCCAGCTGAAAGGGAGGAGacagatgaaggaggaggaggaggaggaggtgtaggGATGCATgggagaggcagaggaagaggaggaggaggagcagtgcTAGGAGGATGGGGTGAAAGAGGTGCAAGAAGAGAAGGCAGGGAGGAGACATATGGGAGAGGAGGACGTGAAGGGTggagaggcagaggaagaggagcagatgcaggaagaggaggatggagaggaagaggagcagaggcaGGGAGATGGGGcagaagaggtggaggaggaaccAGACCGAattggggagggagggggggaggtggAAATGAAGCGCAAGGTGCAACTGACGGAGAAGAAGCTAGAGGTCGGATGGCAGATGCGggtgaaaggagaggaggacatAGTGTGGATAgaacaggaggaagagggggagagaggaatGGAGGTAGATCACAATCTGCTGGGGCACCACGTGGTAATGGACTGGGTTTTAAAACACTGCAAGAACTCTCTGAAAAAGATCCATCTGCAGTGGCCATCACCCTGTCCGCTAAACCTGCCCTGAAAGAGGTCCTGAGCGCAACCACAATGAGGCAGGACATGGTTGAACTCCTCTGCCTGGTGCTGAGTAAAGCCTTCCAAGCACGGACCGACAGAAGCACCCTGCAGCACATTGCTAACATCCTAAAAGATTCAGGGTTCTTCCGCACCGTCCTGCCCCACTATCTGATGGGCATGGGGACGGAGTCCAACCCCCTCCGTACGGCACAATACCCACAGCATCTGGACAACATCCTGGCTATTCTGTCAGAG GTCCTCAGCACCTTCCCTGCTAGCTCGGTCCGGACTGTGAGTTTGCTCCTGATGGTGATCCAAGCCTCCATCAACAGCCTGAGGGCATCAGGAGTGGACATCCAGCCTCAAACGGAGGAGAGTGCGCAGAGTATTCAGGACCTGATCAACCACCTCCAGGAGAAATCCAAGGAGGGTACCCTGCGCTCAGACAAGGACGCTTACGCCCTCCTACGCACTGGAG GTGAAGAAGATCAGCAAGATTTCAGGACCATACCCATCTACCCCACTAGTGAGGAGTTCCATCAGCAACAGAGGCCCTTCCTTCGACCCAACCTCACGTCTCGGCGCTACACAAGCACCCACATCTACCTTGACACACACTTCCGGCTGCTGAGAGAGGACTTTGTGCGGCCCCTCCGTGAGGGGATCCAGCAATTGCTTCGGAACCAAATGGACAAGGATCATCGCCTTGCGAAGCAGTTGGATGACATCAGAgtgtattttgacacaaaactgGTGGTGCCCATGTGCACCTCGACTGGCCTTGCCTACAAAGTCCAGTTTAACATTGAGCCACTTAAG TTTGTGCAGTGGGAGAACTCCAAGAGGCTGATCTATGGGTCCCTGGTCTGCCTGTCTTGTGATAATTTTGAGAACTTCTTGTATGCCACGGTGTCGGATCGGGATGCCAAAGACCTGAAGAAGGGACTGGTCCAGATTGCCTTTACTGAAGAAAGCAGACTCAAGTTGGCCACAATGGAG AAAGGTCAATCGTTCCTGATGGCTGAGACCACTGCCTACTTTGAGGCCTATCGGTATGTTCTAGAGGGCCTACAGGAGCAGGTGGAGGACGAACTGCCCTTTCAGAG GTACATTGTGGAGTGCAGCCCAGATGTGCAACCCCCAGCTTATCTGCGAAGAGATGATATGTATAACCTGTCGTCTGTGGCTGACCCTAATCATAAGGGCAAAATACGGCCATTTCACACCCTGAGGGCACAGGACTGGCCGGGAATGGAAACGCTGGGCCTGGATGAGTCTCAGATGAAAGCCTTCAAGCTGGCCATCACAAAGGAGCTGACCATCATACAGGGACCTCCTGGCACTG gaaaaaccTACTGTGGCCTTAAGATTGCCCAGGCtttgttgaccaatcagaacctTTGGAGAGGTGGAGGTGATAAGTCTCCGATGTTGGTAGTGTGTTACACTAACCATGCCCTGGATCAGTTTCTTGAGG GTATTCACACATTTCTGCCAGATGGAATAGTGAGAGTGGGAGGCCGCAGCAACAGTGAAATCCTGAAGCGTTTCAATCTAAGGGAGCTGACCCGCTCACGCGACTTCAGAAGTTCGCTGCCGTCTCACCTGCGTCTTGCATTTAATGAG ATTTTCAAGCAGCTGTGTGCAGAGGAGCGCGGGATCCAGAATGAGACTGTAAAGCTGGAGTGTTCTCTGAAGGGCGTCCTGCGTGAAACCTTCTTACGCAGGTTCATCTCCCACATACACTGGGACGGTCTGCATCAACCACCT ATGCAGGATGGTTTTGCGACCTGGGGTGTGAAGAAGACCAGTCTGATGATGGAGTGGTTGGGTTTGGGTTCCACCGTCTTCCtgcagagggagacagaggatGCAAATGGAAATGGAG cagcagaggaagcaatggaggaggatgatgaggacGACCTCATTGATATCGCAGAGGAGGCAGATCTGATCCACGCGGAGCGGTTTGTTGAAGACAACATTGGTCCCAAAGGTGGTCGAGATGGCAGAAAGAACGAAGAAATGGAAGAGGCTGTCAGAGAACTGGAGGAAGTGATGCTGGCTATGAACCTGGATACAGTTGACATACAGGCTGAGCAGAGCGAAGCAGGATGGGAG TTTCAACGGCACCAGAAGAAACAGATGAAGCACAAAATCAGGAAAGAGCTGGCAAAGAGCACGGCCATGACTGAAGAACAGGAAGCTGTTGTCTTGGATATTTGGACCCTGAGACAGCCAGACAGATGGAGACTCTATCG GTTGTGGGTGGCACGCTACAGAGCAGAACTTTGCGCCAAAGTGCTCGAGTCTGAACAGGCCTATCAGGACACAGTGGACAGATTGGCCGATGTGAAACGCCATGAGAACCTCTGTCTCCTCAAAGACGCCACG GTCATTGGCATGACGACAACAGGGGCAGCCAAGTTCCGTAAAGTTCTGCAGGAAGTGCGTCCACGTCTGGTGATCGTGGAGGAGGCTGCAGAGGTTCTCGAGGCCCACACCATCACCACGCTGAGCCAAGCATGCCAACACCTCATCCTCATCGGAGACCACCAGCAG CTGCGCCCCAGTGCCACAGTATATGATCTGGCTAAGAACTTCAACCTGGAGATGTCCATGTTTGAGAGGCTGGTGAAGATGGGACTTCCTTTTGTCAGACTCGACTACCAG cacCGTATGAGGCCAGACATTGCCCGTCTTCTGACCCCACACATCTATGACAAACTGGAAAACCATCCCTCTGTGTTGGACTACGAAAACATCAAG GGCATTACTACCAATTTATTCTTTGTGGAGCACAGCCACCATGAAGAAAACATCAGAGATGGGAAAAGCCATCAGAACAAACATGAGGCGATGTTTGTAGTCTCTCTTTGCCGCTATCTTATCCTTCAGGACTACAAACCAGAGCAAATAACCATACTCACAACCTATACCGGGCAGCTCCATTGCCTGCGCAACCTTATGCCTGCCAGCCAGTTCAATGGGGTCAAAGTGCACGTAGTGGACAAGTACCAGGGAGAAGAGAACGACAttgtgttgttgtctctggTCCGCAGCAACCCGCAGGGTAAAGTTGGCTTCTTGAGCATTCCCAATCGCGTCTGTGTAGCCTTGTCTCGTGCCAAGAAAGGTCTCTACTGTATTGGCAATAGGGAAATGCTGGGCCAAGTCAAACTGTGGAGCAACATCTTCCACACCTTGAAGGAGAAGAACCAGGTCGGGAATGCTCTGACCTTGAGCTGTCAGAATCATCCAGATCAGGAGATAAAAGCGTCTTGCGCCGACGATTTCAAACAAGCCCCGGAGGGGGGCTGCAACAAGCCTTGCGAGTTCCGTTTGGATTGTGGCCACGTTTGCGCAAGTGTCTGCCACCCCTACGACCCCGAGCACAAGAAGCACCTGTGTCGTAAGAAGTGCCAGAAGATTTTATGTGATCTGGGACACAAGTGCAAACTCTTGTGCCATCAAGAATGCCCAAAGATATGTCAAATGATGGTGGAAAAGATCATACCCAAgtgtcaacacacacagaaggttCCTTGCCACCAGGACCCGGAGGCCTTTGCATGCCGGGAGCCATGCATGAAGCTGCTTCCCTGTGGACATCGATGTGATTCATTGTGTGGATCACCATGCACCAGTCAGTGCAAGGAGAAGGTCCCCTTAAAACTAAAGTGTGGCCACAGCCAGCAAGATGCGTGCTTTTACAAAACCGAAATGGAGGAGCCTGCATGTAGGACCCCTTGTAAGGGACAGCTAATGTGTGGCCATGCCTGTCGTGGGAGCTGCGGCAAGTGTTATCAGGGACGGTTCCATACCCCATGTTCTCACCGCTGTGAGCGTCTCCTGATTTGCTCTCACACGTGCCAGGAGCCTTGCACTCGCGATTGCCCCCCCTGTCCGAGACCATGTGAAAATTGCTGCGTGCACAGCAAGTGCATGAACCCATGTGGACAGCCCTGCGCTCCGTGCATTGAGCCCTGCGCTTGGCAGTGCCCTCACCAAAGCTGCAGTAAGCTTTGCCATGAGCCATGCGACCGTCTGCCATGCACCCTGCCCTGTGCCAAGACCCTGGGTTGCGGCCACCCATGCATAGGTCTGTGCGGAGACAAATGTCCAAGCAAATGCCTCATCTGTGATCACGATGAGGTCACAGAGATCTTCTTCGGCACTGAGGATGAGCCTGAAGCTCACTTCATTCAGCTAGAGGACTGTGGACACATCTTTGAATCCACAGGCATGGACAAACAAATGACGATGGATGACAACCAGGAGGCAAATGAAGGAGAGCAGGTGGCCATAAAACTGAAGGAATGTCCGAGATGTCGGACTCCAATCCGCAAGAATCTACGATACGGATCTCACATCAACCGCTGTCTCTCTGAGATAGAGATGGTAAAGACGAAGATAAATGGATGTCAGGCAGATATTGAGGAGCACAGGAAGGCCCTTCAAAATCAGTGGGTGGAGAACTTTCTCCTCTATGACCTGCAACACCAAGACGACTATATCAAGATCGATGACAGACTGGGAAAAAAACACCTCACATCAAAGGATATGTGGATCCTGGAAAACAAGATGGATTTCCTAATAAGAATCGCAAAGCTGAAGAAGATCCAAAAGGAAAAAATGTCAGCCGAGCAAAGCCTGAGCTTTGGAAAGTGTGTCGAGGAGTTTGTGCGCTGGCTCAATGACTGGCAACAAAAATTCACAGACCAGCAGGTCTTTGATTTGCAGAGAGAGCTACAGAGACTCACCCTCCTGACTGAACTCAACGCCCGATGCCATGCGGCAGACACGAGAGGACAGGGAGACCAAATTAAATCCGAGGTGCAAACAATGAGAGAGGTTTTGGAAAAGTGTGGCAAATTCACAGAGCTAGATCAACACCGAGTGAAAAAAGCCATGAAGGAACTAGACAAAAAGCTTCCAACCACAGGCTTGGGGATcaatgaggaggagagaaagatgaTCGTCTCGGCTATGCAAATGCCGTCTGGGCACTGGCACAAATGTCCTAATGGCCATGTGTATGTTATAACAGAGTGTGGAGGGGCTATGGAGAGTCGACGCTGCCCCGATTGTAAGGCTACCATTGGTGGGGCCAGTCACGCTCTGGCAAGTGGCAACCGAGTCGCCACAGAGATGGATGGGGCACAGCACTCTGCTTGGTCTGAAGTCAACAACCTTCTAAACTTTGATCAGTTTCACCTCTGA